Proteins from one Xenopus tropicalis strain Nigerian chromosome 1, UCB_Xtro_10.0, whole genome shotgun sequence genomic window:
- the LOC116408394 gene encoding uncharacterized protein LOC116408394 has protein sequence MTWMNENLHRHIATQFGENTLKLVREYERTARKLADYRNHLRFNLRCRYQGITPCSLRLGSSVKGHRAKVILQKAQKQLLNERVRQTNFSIEVLVHKFDNAKQRLTAKLPVLTLQRVVEFTERAQLAQHAKGKERQINKFTSLLSRTNNTQRTDKSTGRKEDENKTCQNIKDLWVKNLSDRELTEPEKDVLAKGLNFAVAPRYVPVVDFITATESSIHNNKIPVDEAENIRLKVSAALANAKAPPSNLSLQERRALTSLAKDSSVTILPADKGRCTVVLNTSDYHAKVSTLLNDSDTYEQLKRDPTSNYKKKVIDCLQHLEKEKVISPALYRRLYPGEATPCLYGLPKIHKEGAPLRPIVSSINCVTYNIAKYVANILAPLVGNTVHHIQNSMDFVKKVKELKLEIDDTMVSYDVTSLFTCIPTAEAIDTVRKRLKQDTTLSSRTKLTPEQVCSLLDLCLNTTYFKHKDVFYRQKHGCAMGSPVSPIVANLYMEEVEKKALDTFKGTTPSHWFRYVDDTWVKIKEREVPAFTKHINSVDKNITFTREDVKDSKLAFLDCAIVIKEGRDLDIEVYRKPTHTDQYLLFDSHHPLEHKLGVIRTLHHRAETVASNAEAKEKEYKHLKGALKTCGYPDWAFIKTKSKTNRKTRPTNRREEHSRRNNIVIPYVAGTSEKLRRIFNKHRIPVFFKPSNTLRQKLVHPKDPTPKHMKSNVVYAVQCSEECSDLYIGETKQPLCKRMAQHRRANSSGQDSAVYLHLKEKGHSFEDSNVHILDREDRWFERGVKEAIYANLEKPSLNRGGGLRHRLSPT, from the coding sequence atgacctggatgaatgagaatcttcatagacatattgctactcaatttggggagaataccctaaaattggtacgggaatatgagaggacggccagaaaacttgcggattacagaaaccatcttcgttttaacctacgatgccgatatcagggaatcacaccatgcagcctacgtctgggttcttcggttaaaggtcacagggccaaggtgatccttcagaaagcccagaaacaactgttaaatgaacgggtgaggcagactaacttctcaattgaggtcctggttcataaatttgataatgcaaaacagagactgacagcaaaactaccggtgctgacgttgcaaagagtggttgaattcacagagcgggcgcaacttgcacaacatgccaagggcaaggagaggcaaataaacaaattcaccagtttattatcacgtaccaacaacacccagcgaacagacaaatcaacagggaggaaggaagatgaaaacaagacatgccagaacatcaaggatctgtgggtaaagaatttatcagacagggaactcacagaaccagagaaggatgtcttagccaagggactgaactttgcagtggccccacggtatgtaccagtggtagacttcatcacagccacagaatcatccatccacaacaataagataccagtggatgaggctgaaaacatccggttaaaagtatcagcagccctagctaatgctaaagctcccccttccaatctaagtctgcaagagaggagggctctgacatcacttgccaaggactcaagtgtcaccatcctgccagcagataaaggaaggtgtacagtggtactgaatacatcagactaccatgccaaagtgtccacactgctcaacgattcagacacatatgagcaactcaagagagatccaacaagcaactacaagaagaaggttatagactgcttgcagcaccttgagaaggaaaaggtcatcagtccagctttgtatcgtcgcctttacccaggcgaagccactccatgcctatatggactcccaaaaatacacaaagaaggagcccctttgaggccaattgtcagcagcattaactgtgtgacttataacattgctaaatacgtggccaacatcttagcccccttagttggaaacacagtacaccacattcagaactccatggactttgtcaaaaaagtgaaggagttaaagctggagatcgatgatacaatggtgtcctatgacgtaacatctctgttcacatgcatacccactgccgaggcaattgatacagtgaggaaacggctgaaacaagacaccaccctcagcagcagaacaaagctgaccccagaacaagtttgttccttactggacctatgtctcaataccacttacttcaagcacaaggacgttttctatagacaaaaacatggctgtgccatgggttcgcctgtgtctccaattgtagcgaacctttacatggaagaagtggaaaagaaagccctggacaccttcaagggaacaacaccaagtcattggttcagatatgtggatgacacctgggtcaaaattaaagaacgcgaggttccagccttcaccaaacacataaactcggtggacaaaaacatcacgttcacaagggaagatgtgaaagacagcaaactggcttttttggactgtgctatagttatcaaagaggggagggacctggatattgaagtatacaggaaacccacccacacagaccagtacttgctgtttgattcccaccaccctttggaacataaactgggtgtaattaggactctacatcatcgggctgaaactgtggcatccaatgcagaggccaaggagaaagaatataaacatctaaaaggagctctgaaaacttgtgggtacccagactgggccttcatcaaaaccaaatcaaagaccaacagaaagaccagacctacaaacagaagggaggaacacagcaggcgaaacaacatagtcattccatatgttgctggaacatcagaaaaacttaggagaattttcaacaaacatcgcattcctgtgtttttcaaacccagcaacaccctgagacagaagctggtgcacccgaaagacccaacacccaagcacatgaaaagtaatgtggtctatgctgtccagtgtagtgaagagtgctcagacttatacattggggagacaaaacaacctctctgtaagagaatggcccaacataggcgggcaaactcctcaggacaagactcagcggtctatctacacctcaaagaaaaaggtcactcttttgaggacagtaacgtgcatattttggaccgagaggacagatggtttgaaagaggtgtgaaagaggccatttatgccaacctggaaaaaccatccctgaacagaggagggggcctgagacaccgcttgtcaccaaca